A DNA window from Fusarium fujikuroi IMI 58289 draft genome, chromosome FFUJ_chr11 contains the following coding sequences:
- a CDS encoding related to family II 2-keto-3-deoxy-D-arabino-heptulosonate 7-phosphate synthase, which yields MHIEIPTHNLRLPAGYRNRKPAASALVKEITTNGNEAIHWTPDSWRSKYAAQAVEYNDTDALKNVCASLKQLPPLVSRLEIEQARVRFYHVALGRGFIIQGGDCAESFHDIQHDIIHHKVELLHQQSQILEDAIGKPVIPLGRIAGQYAKPRSNPFEVLPSGETVHAFRGHIINSEGLEDRKPDPKRLMLGYFYAAATQNSIRHVTGLANSVPGKAFNKCHLYTSHEALHLPYESALTHESYNLSATSIWLGERTRQLDGAHVEYARGLRNPIGVKIGPTATDADVIALLDTLAPDTAQYGKVTIITRMGHDKVRKTLPAIIRAVQLSGHVPIWMCDPCHGNTFTTTDGIKTRRVDDLLAELVETYAAHRSLGSHLGGIHLEQTGDDVTECLGGPSCENEEDLQTCYESLCDPRLSGQQALELVQRFAECVKNFG from the exons ATGCATATCGAGATACCG ACACACAACCTCCGGCTTCCTGCGGGTTACCGGAACAGAAAGCCCGCAGCTTCAGCATTAGTCAAGGAAATCACGACGAATGGCAATGAGGCCATTCACTGGACGCCAGACTCATGGCGGTCAAAGTACGCTGCTCAGGCTGTGGAGTACAATGATACAGATGCTCTGAAGAACGTATGTGCATCACTGAAGCAACTCCCGCCTCTTGTCAGTCGCTTGGAAATAGAGCAGGCACGGGTTCGCTTCTACCATGTTGCTCTAGGCCGtggcttcatcatccaaggCGGTGACTGTGCAGAGAGCTTCCACGATATACAGCACGATATCATCCATCACAAGGTTGAATTgctccatcaacaaagccAGATACTCGAGGATGCAATTGGAAAGCCTGTCATACCACTCGGGCGTATTGCAGGACAATACGCCAAGCCAAGGTCAAACCCTTTCGAGGTTCTCCCAAGTGGCGAGACGGTGCATGCATTCCGAGGCCATATAATCAACTCAGAGGGACTGGAAGATAGAAAGCCAGACCCCAAGCGACTCATGCTGGGCTACTTCTATGCTGCGGCGACGCAGAATAGCATCCGTCATGTTACTGGGCTAGCAAATTCAGTACCGGGGAAGGCTTTCAACAAGTGTCATCTTTACACGTCACACGAAGCACTTCACCTCCCCTATGAATCTGCTCTTACCCATGAGTCTTATAACCTGTCAGCAACATCAATCTGGCTGGGTGAGAGAACTCGCCAGCTTGATGGCGCTCACGTTGAGTATGCTCGTGGACTGCGAAATCCTATCGGTGTCAAGATCGGTCCAACAGCCACAGACGCAGATGTGATTGCCCTCCTTGACACTCTGGCTCCCGATACAGCACAGTATGGAAAGGTCACTATCATCACTCGCATGGGACACGACAAGGTGAGGAAGACACTTCCCGCCATTATCAGAGCAGTTCAACTCAGCGGCCATGTGCCAATATGGATGTGCGATCCGTGTCATGGTAACACGTTCACAACTACAGATGGAATCAAGACTAGGAGGGTTGACGACCTGCTGGCTGAGCTTGTGGAGACATATGCTGCTCACCGAAGTCTTGGGAGTCATCTAGGTGGTATTCATCTCGAGCAAACGGGAGACGATGTCACAGAGTGCTTAGGTGGCCCATCCTGCGAGAACGAAGAAGATTTGCAGACTTGCTACGAGTCGTTGTGTGACCCTCGCTTGTCCGGCCAGCAG